The Rahnella aceris genome contains the following window.
TTTGCGCCGCAGGGCTGTGACGGCCAGCCACGTAACCGGCGGCGAGTGCGGCCATGATGGCGACGGCCAGCAGGCTGTAAGTTTTAGCGGAAGTCATTAATGAATCTCCTGGGGGGCCAGATAACGCAGGGCGACCCAATAGCGGGCCACTTCCAGCCCGGCATTGCGTTCGGAAATCTGGCTGTCGATCAGGTTGCGGCGGGCGTCGAGAACGTCATTCAGGCTGCTTTTTCCGGCGCGATACTGTGCCTGAATCACGCTGATGCGTTGCTGTTGCAGGGGAATAACGTTGTTTTTTTGCCGCTGCCATAACGTGGCGGCGGCCTGATATTGCGCCAGCAAACTGGTCAGTTGCGCCTGATGGTCGCGCATCAGTTGCGCCAGCCGGTCATTGCTTTCCATTGCCATCGACTGATCGGCGGCGTGATCTTTATCCTGACGCGAAGCGGTAAACAGCGGCAGATCGACGGTAAACATCACCCCTGCCAGATCTTCATAACTGTCGGCACGATGGGCGTAATAGACTTCCACGCCGACATCCGGCAGCGCCGCAATGGCCGACTGGGAAGATTTCGCCTGCGCCACATCGGCTTCACGCCGAGCCTGAATAATTTCAGGATGTTGTTCGACGCTTGTCGCCTGTAACGCCTGTGGAGGAAGTTCGGTGAAAGGCGGAATGGCACCGTTAATTTCAGGCTGATCGATGCCGGTCAGCTGGCTTAAGCGGGTGCGCGCCAGTTGAACATCCCGTTCGGCTTCGGTCAGTTTGTCTTGCATGCTGATGAGCGTCAGGTGCGCGTCCAGCACCGAGGCGGGCAGCGAACTGCCGCTGCTGACACCGCCCCGCTGAACCCCAATCTGGCGCTGACTTTCGTCCACCAGTTTTTGTAATTGCGAGACGGTTTGCCCGCCGATAGCCAGTTCCATCCAGGCCAGTGCCGCATCGCGTTGCAAACGTGCCCGGATACTCTGGCGGGTAGCCGCCACTTCCCGGGATTCTGCACGCAGCGTGTCGGCTTTGCGCTGGCGCTTATCGCTGCTGATGTAATCCTGCATGATGCCGATACGTTCCATCGTCATCCCTTCACGGGTAAACCGGTCGGTGTTGCCGCCGCTGACCGGCAGGTTTTCGATACCGAATTTCAGCTTCGGATCCGGCAGTTGCATGGCCGAATCGGCACGGTTATCCAGCGCATTGATCTGGTGACGACTGGCAGAAAGCTCGGCGGAATAATCCTGTGCAGCGACCAGCGCCTGCGGCAGGGTAACGGGTGTGGCAAACGCGCTGACCGGCACAAAAGCCAGCAGCCATTGCCACGTCATCCGGTGATGGCGCGGTAAAGTCAACATGGTGAATCTCCCGGTCAGCGTTTCAGCGGTGTCAGTGTCTGTAACTGATAAGCGGACTCAGTTTTGACAAAGCTAAAGGTGACCGGCGTACCGGCGGGCAGGGAGTTGGCGGCGATCTCCGGCGGCAGACGGAAATTCATGGTCATGGCCGGCCATTTCAGCGCAGGAATGGCGTGATGGGAAATCCCCACGCGATCAGACTGCCACTGAGTGATCACGCCTTCGGATTCATAGGCCTGCATATTATGCTGCATCGCCATAGCATCGTGATTCATTGGCATAGCATCGGCAAAAGAATAAGCTGAAATAAAGAAAAGACTTGCGGTAAATACATTTAAAATTGCACGCATGGGAAATACTCCAATACTGTCATTAGATAAAAACTGGCCATTAATCTGGCAAAACAATTTCATTTAATATTGAGTGCGGAAAAACACTCAGGACAGCAGGGGCTATTCTCTGTATCGGCAGAACTGAACTTCAGCGGGAGGCGGAGTGACGGTTGGCGCAATCCAGTCCGCGGTGGTGACCGCTGTGCTGGCATCGACGGTGAGCATGGCTAATGCCGGAGCGACGGGCAATGCCACCAGTGGCGCGGAACCACTGTCAGACTGGGTTCTTTCAGGGGCACAGTGCTTCTCACACAACAGCGACTGACTCTGCATGTGCTCTGGAGAATCAGGCATTTGCATGGTGATGTTATGTGCCATGGCGGTGTTTTTCACCGGCGGGCGCATATCGCACTGATGGCTGGCGAGCGCCAGTTGGGCATTCAGGACAAGCCAGCATAACGCGAACAGCAACACACTGACCCGCTTGCCGGGCAAGCGCAGCGAATGCATGAACTGTGAAATCGCGAAACGGACTGACATGATGAATATTATTTCCGTAAGGAAGATGCGACCGAGTATATAAGGAAATAAGGCGAAGTGGAAAGGACAAACAGAATAAGTCAGGATTAAAATTGTCAGGATAATTAAAGAACGCGAATAACAGCGGTTTCTGTTATTCGCATGTTAATTAACGTGTGTTTTCAGGTGATAATTAACTTACAGCCAGCCTGATTTTTTAAGCTTCCAGTATAACCACACACAACCGGCGACAGTGACGCCCAGCGTTACCGGATATCCCCACCAGTCATCCAGCTCCGGCATGTTTTTGAAGTTCATGCCGTACAGACTGAAAATCACTGTCGGGATCGCCAGAATCGCGCCCCAGCCCGCCAGTCGCTGTACCACTTCGTTCTGATGCACCGACACCAGCGCCAGATTCACATGCATGGCGTTCGACAGCATTTCGCGCACATCGTCCGTCGTGCGGATCACCTGATTAGCGTGGTCCTGCACATCACGCACATAAGCCCGCAGGCTCTTAGGCATCAGTTCTTCGTAGTGATGGCTGAGCTGATTACAGATATCTTCCATTGGTACCGCGGCGTTGCGCAGCGAGAGCAGATCCCGCCGCAGACTATAAACCTGCTGCACCGCCTGCTGATTAAAGGTGTTGCGGAACATCAGTTTTTCGATGGCATCAAACTGTTCGGTGTACTGATGCAGGATTTCCAGATAGTTATCCACGATGGAATCGAGTACGCAATACAGTGCATAAGCCGGCCCTTTACTCAACATTTCCGGGCGTTCTTCGGCGTGTTTACGGATTTCTTTATAGCTGGATGACGCACCGTGACGCACGGTGATCAGAAAGTTTTTGCCGAGAAACAGGTGTGTTTCGCCGTACTCGATGGTTTCATTCACTTTCTGCGCAGTGTGCGTAACGATAAACAGCGATTCGCCGTACTGCTCAATTTTCGGTCGCTGATGGGCGGTCAGTGCATCTTCAATCGCCAGGTCATGCAGACCGAATTCTTCCTGAATGCTGCGCATATAGGCATCTTCCGGCTGCCACAGTCCGAGCCAGACAAAGGTATCGGGCTCTTTCAGGACTTCGCTGATGTCTTCGACCGTCACATCCTGCAATCGTTTACCGTCGCGGTAAGCCACGCTGTTAATCACTGAATCACAGCTGGGTTTTTTATCTTCGTTGGAAATGGAATTCATTGTTTTACCCGATTGTTATTCAGACGAAAATCCTGCCCGCAGGCAGGACGATTTCAGTGTCTGAACAGAATAGCGCAGTCTCCGGGAAATGCGCTGACGGGATCTTTAAAAGAATGTTTCAGCCATCGGCAGACCGGCTGACCGTTTCCCAGATATCGATATCCTCACGCATTTGTTGCATCTTTTCCCTGACAAATTTAACGGCGTCACTGCCGAGTAACAGCGAGGCTGGCGGCTCAGGCGCATCGAGCAACTGCAACATCGCTTGTGCGGCTTTTAGCGGGTCGCCCGGCTGATGACCGCTGCGTTTTTCCCGCGTTTCCCGCACGGGGTCGAAACTGGCATCGTAATCACTGATGGCACGCGGTGAGCGCACCATCGAACGTCCCGCCCAGTCGGTACGAAAAGACCCGGGCTGAATGGCCGTGACGGCAATATTGAACGGTTTGAGTTCTTTGGTCAGTGTTTCAGAGATCCCCTGCAAGGCGAATTTACTGCCGCAGTAATAGCTGATGCCCGGCATTGTAATAAAGCCTCCCATCGACGTGATGTTAAGAATATGTCCACCACGACGCTGACGAAAATACGGCAGGAAGGCTTTGATGACCGCAACCGCACCAAAAACATTGACGTCAAACTGATGCAGCGCCTCGCTTAACGGCGACTCTTCCATAATACCTTCATGTCCGTAACCGGCATTGTTGACCAGCACGTCAACGGCACCGATTTCCTGTTCCACGGCAGCCGCGAGCGGGGCGATAGCCTCGAAATCAGTGACATCCAGCATGCGACCAAAACTACGGCGGGGGGCCAGCGCGTCAAATTCTGCGCAGGCTTGCGCATCACGCAGCGTGCCGACCACACGATGTCCTGCTTTCAGGGCTTCTTCTGCCAGCGCACGGCCAAATCCGCTGCTGACGCCGGTGATGAATAATAATTTTGACTGACTCATACAAACTCCTCAGTAAAAAGCGGACTTGCAGAATAGGGGGGACAACAGCAAATCCGTAGCCCCGATCCTCTCTGATGTTTGCCTGTTCCTCTGAGGCGTCTGGACGCGACTGATTCCCGGTGCGACACTTCATTCACTTTCCGCTGCATATTTTCAGGTTCATATGACGTTTCCATCTTTGACAGTGACTGAGCAAATGATCGCGCTTTTGGACCAGCTTACGCCCCATGAAGGCTACAACCTGACGACGCTGGCAGATGTGCGTTTTTTACGTTCAAACCGTCCGCTGCTGCGCACGCCGGTTTTGTATGAGCCGGGGATCGTGATTGTGGTGCAGGGGAGAAAACGCGGATTCTTAGGTAATGATGTCTATTTGTATGATGCACAGCATTATCTGACCGTATCGGTGCCGGTGCCTTTCACCATGGAAACTGACGCCACCGCCAGTGAACCGATGCTGGCAATTTACCTGCGACTCGATTTCAGTCTGGCGGCAGAACTGATGTTGCAGCTCGATGCTTATGACGCCCCGCAGCCGGAATCGCCGAAAAGTATGGTGTCGAGCCTGATGGATGACGCGATGCGGGCTTGCGTATTACGTTTTTTGCAGGTGATGGCATCTCCGCTGGATGCAAAAATTCTGGGCAGGGCGATGATGCGTGAGTTGTATTACCGCGTGCTGACCGGTGCTCAGGGCGGCACGCTGCGCAGCGCACTGACCCTGCAAGGGCAATTTGGCAAAGTGGTAAAAGCCCTGCGAAAACTGCACGCAGAATACCACTCGCATCTGGATGTGAATGCGCTGGCAAAAGAAGCGGGAATGAGCCTGCCGACGTTTCACAGTCACTTTAAAACCGTCACTGATACGTCGCCGATGCAGTATCTCAAGTCCACCCGTT
Protein-coding sequences here:
- a CDS encoding TolC family protein: MLTLPRHHRMTWQWLLAFVPVSAFATPVTLPQALVAAQDYSAELSASRHQINALDNRADSAMQLPDPKLKFGIENLPVSGGNTDRFTREGMTMERIGIMQDYISSDKRQRKADTLRAESREVAATRQSIRARLQRDAALAWMELAIGGQTVSQLQKLVDESQRQIGVQRGGVSSGSSLPASVLDAHLTLISMQDKLTEAERDVQLARTRLSQLTGIDQPEINGAIPPFTELPPQALQATSVEQHPEIIQARREADVAQAKSSQSAIAALPDVGVEVYYAHRADSYEDLAGVMFTVDLPLFTASRQDKDHAADQSMAMESNDRLAQLMRDHQAQLTSLLAQYQAAATLWQRQKNNVIPLQQQRISVIQAQYRAGKSSLNDVLDARRNLIDSQISERNAGLEVARYWVALRYLAPQEIH
- a CDS encoding copper-binding protein encodes the protein MRAILNVFTASLFFISAYSFADAMPMNHDAMAMQHNMQAYESEGVITQWQSDRVGISHHAIPALKWPAMTMNFRLPPEIAANSLPAGTPVTFSFVKTESAYQLQTLTPLKR
- the corA gene encoding magnesium/cobalt transporter CorA is translated as MNSISNEDKKPSCDSVINSVAYRDGKRLQDVTVEDISEVLKEPDTFVWLGLWQPEDAYMRSIQEEFGLHDLAIEDALTAHQRPKIEQYGESLFIVTHTAQKVNETIEYGETHLFLGKNFLITVRHGASSSYKEIRKHAEERPEMLSKGPAYALYCVLDSIVDNYLEILHQYTEQFDAIEKLMFRNTFNQQAVQQVYSLRRDLLSLRNAAVPMEDICNQLSHHYEELMPKSLRAYVRDVQDHANQVIRTTDDVREMLSNAMHVNLALVSVHQNEVVQRLAGWGAILAIPTVIFSLYGMNFKNMPELDDWWGYPVTLGVTVAGCVWLYWKLKKSGWL
- a CDS encoding oxidoreductase, whose amino-acid sequence is MSQSKLLFITGVSSGFGRALAEEALKAGHRVVGTLRDAQACAEFDALAPRRSFGRMLDVTDFEAIAPLAAAVEQEIGAVDVLVNNAGYGHEGIMEESPLSEALHQFDVNVFGAVAVIKAFLPYFRQRRGGHILNITSMGGFITMPGISYYCGSKFALQGISETLTKELKPFNIAVTAIQPGSFRTDWAGRSMVRSPRAISDYDASFDPVRETREKRSGHQPGDPLKAAQAMLQLLDAPEPPASLLLGSDAVKFVREKMQQMREDIDIWETVSRSADG
- a CDS encoding AraC family transcriptional regulator, yielding MTFPSLTVTEQMIALLDQLTPHEGYNLTTLADVRFLRSNRPLLRTPVLYEPGIVIVVQGRKRGFLGNDVYLYDAQHYLTVSVPVPFTMETDATASEPMLAIYLRLDFSLAAELMLQLDAYDAPQPESPKSMVSSLMDDAMRACVLRFLQVMASPLDAKILGRAMMRELYYRVLTGAQGGTLRSALTLQGQFGKVVKALRKLHAEYHSHLDVNALAKEAGMSLPTFHSHFKTVTDTSPMQYLKSTRLHQARLLMLRNNLTASAASAQVGYESVSQFSREFKRLFGLTPVSEVARMRQNFSLPAPSTPSDFISSH